The genome window GGGGAGGATCTGGAGAACCAATCCCAACAATAGTGCTTCCACTGCATCAACAATATTGCGAAAAATGGAAATGATGCAAATGTCAAACGAGTTTGTATCAGTAACAATATTACATGGCAATATATGTTCTTCATGCAAAACGTTTTTGCACAATGGTTTTCACTGTGGGCCATTTCACCATAAAACCCTGTTACAGATGAGGGGAGACTAGGGATACTTTTTCATCACCCATCAGCCTGTCAGCTTTGGCGTTTTAATGAAATAACGATAAAAGCAAGAGTTTAACTGAATATTCCATTAAGTGCTACAATGGATGTACCTTCCAGACATAAAAACAGCACCATATTGTCCACGGCTTGCTGCAAGTACACGCTGTTTTAATCTTTTAAGAGATGGAAGAACTTCAAACGCTGGAGGTTCTGCAAATAAACACATATAAAAAGTTTGTAAATGGAGTGCTTTTTAGATAAAAGGATGGAACTGTAGCAGTCCAATACTTTATGACCCTGTTGAGAACCAAGACCTACTCTTGAAAACAAGCAAGGTTTCTCTAGTTCTGTAACAATGTCAATCCGGTACGAAGTTCTATgcaatatattttaacaaccATCACATATGGAAGATTGTTTAACACATAATGACTATAATTTGAATGTGTAAAACACTTCTAGATATAAAACAGTTGAAAGGCAATCAAACACAATGCCTTAGATGAACCTCTCTGGTCATAGATAAACCTCTCTGTTCAGGTATGCATACCTAAATCATTGATGCAAACATCCTGTGATATTCCATTCCTTGAAATTTTCTCCAGCAAAGTTACAGGATCAGACTTACTAGTTCTATCCAATTGAAGGCGctgaaattgttttttcaaaaaaaaaaaaattcttaaaagaTATGGTTGCAATATATTGACGCAGATTATTATTAATCCATTCACTATATTTAAATATGCAATACCTTGTAAACTTCAGCCGTTGAACATGCCTGTTGGGGCTTTATAAGAACCATTGGAAGGTCCAATGGTAGCGGTGGAGGGATATTTTGAACAACCTGGACATCCAAAACCAGAGCTGAAATTTAAACTCTCATAGAACTATCAGACATTTTGAGGACAGGCACATATATGGTACAAAAATGCACCCGCATGTGTCAAATTGTTCTGTACATGTTGGATAGATTGTTCCATACACTTTCTAGGGGTGGAAACAATTATGAATATTTTTGCAGAGCCATCATCTGAAATGATGTAGACCGACAGACACACAATAAGAAACAGATGAAGTTCTATCTTTGTAATAAATAGACATACCTCACCTCGACCAGTACAATAGGCTGCTCcttgagagaaaaagaagggaacATCTGAACCAATCTCACTCGACCATTCTTGGAGTTCCTTCTCAGTGGCAAGAAACCCATTAAACTGATTTGCTGCCCATAGTGCAGTCGCAGCATTGCTGCTTCCACCACCCAGCCCTGCTCCTGTGGGCACCTTCTTGTCAAGATGAATCTgccaaaaataatttacatacaaaatatgtatatttagTTACAGCACCTAATGCTGATTAAATTCAAAGAGATGTCATGTTAACATTCAAAATCTTCTCAATCACCTAAGCATCTATTCTTACCCAAAAGAAATTGTTGCTACCAGTCTTCTTCCTGTAAAGGTTAAGGGCCTTAATAATCTGCAGAAAGAAGGTTTCCAATCACAATGTCCCAAGATTAAGAACAACagtcaaaaaagaagaaaaaaaacagtgcCTTACCAAATTTCTATCATCAAGGGGGACCCCAGGCACATTGGTTGACAAACGATCTTGAGCTTTTGAGGGTGACAAAGAAAACTTAATTACATCTCCAAGGCTTATTACCTAGTCAAGATACCAGGAGACATTTGGGGAGTAAGagatgtatgtatatatagaatACAAATGATGTGAACTTAATAACAGAAGAAGCAGTGCATAAAAATTCGACTTCCAGATTTTATTACAAAAGATCACGTAAGCAGCAAATAGTTATAAATTTGGATGGACTCACGTGAAAGAGAGATGCCAAATCATGAAACCCATCTTCCCTTTTGTTAGTTATTCTCAAGAAAACATTTATCTGCACAAGAAAGGTTTGCCAAATTCAACACAAATTGGAAAACCCAGTTGCCAGAAAATGCAAGAAGAAGCCCCATAATGACTTACCTTGCAAGGTGAGAATAGAGTGAGCCTTGAAACCGGAGCGGCTTCCTTGTCCACCTCATCTGCCAGCTTGTTTATCCTTTCATCAGGATTGTACACTATCTAGTCACCAAGCAACCCAAAATTTAACAATCAAACAAGCATTTATATGCAGCGAATTGAAAGCCcaatgaaataaaaacatagaaacaacaaaaactcaaGAGAGtccaatttgaatttgaagcaTAACAAAGAATTGAGATTGAAGTACAACCTCTACTTGTTTTCTGGCAGAAACCATGAGTCTGACAAATGGGGTCCTTTGATTTCTAGACTTTGAGTCAAAAAAAGAGGACCCATGTGACCTGAACGAAGAGAGACTGCGATTTTCAATAATATTGGGAGAAGGGTGGAAGATGGGGCTATGGCAGAGAAAATGAGAGGAAGTCATAGTTCCAGAGTGCACAGAAACGCTGTGCGAGACTTGAAGAGCTTGCCTGAAGCTTTGAGTGTTTAGTCTTTTGAATATATGTGGTATTTACTTGTATCTTCAGGAACAAAAGGTATCAATTTCTTCACACATTTTGCTACTCCTCCTTGTCCTGTTCAGAAATGGGTTTGGGGGGATTACGAAAATGAAAACACTCGATTCGAACGacagcacaaaaaaaaaaaaggagtcaAGTGTATTTGTGGGACAAATGCGGAAAGCGTCAAATCCCAATTGGCAATGCCTGCTCATACCCAATTTTTCATTCGCTTTAGGCGAATAATTAACTTTTTTCAAAACTAGGAAAGGCAATGGtcatcttttccttttctacttGGTCAATTATGGTTCTAGTTTCATCAGTTTCAATTCAACCATTAACGGTATAGCTACCTTCCTCTTTTGCCTTTCCATTCTTATCTTTTCCATTCATTTTGTGTCACGTGTATTCTGATTACACTTATATTTGTGTATTTATGGTATATTGAACACCTCTAAGGAAAGAGGGAAAAGAGTAGGCAAACTTCATTTACCTTACCTTtcgacgaaaaaaaaaaaaaacctcattTACCTTGCCACATCAATATTTTCATGCTCTAAGGGgggagtttttatcaaaaatagccaaaaatTAACCCCTGAAAtcataaatgtcagttttttaaaaaaactttcaaatataACCAAAAACTCACTTAAATTGACCCAAATGCCCtctaaattaaaacataaccaaaaagCATGCTCTTCCAAGCCGTAACCTACTGAGCACAAGCCTCACTCTCCACCCAGCCTACCCTCAAACACAAGGACACTGCCCCTTGCCAATCACCCTTAATGGAAAGCAAAGTTAATACAGGCAAGTTTGTGTTGTGGGAAGATAGTCTATGAACAGCGAGGGCCTTGCAATTTTTCTAGACCTCTTGTGCTGAGGGAAGGCAACAACACATATGATGGTTTGCAAGAAAGTTTAACCCCCGATATCATATGCAGACTAGCAGTATTTATGATACGGATTTTGCAAgaaatttcaacattttttctcaattaaaaattattatgtcaAGAAACTGactttaactttttttattttaaaaaactccCAAACCCACCGAATCAGTGGTGGAGCCACTCCTAGACCTGGAGTGGC of Prunus dulcis chromosome 4, ALMONDv2, whole genome shotgun sequence contains these proteins:
- the LOC117626769 gene encoding 4-diphosphocytidyl-2-C-methyl-D-erythritol kinase, chloroplastic isoform X1; translation: MTSSHFLCHSPIFHPSPNIIENRSLSSFRSHGSSFFDSKSRNQRTPFVRLMVSARKQVEIVYNPDERINKLADEVDKEAAPVSRLTLFSPCKINVFLRITNKREDGFHDLASLFHVISLGDVIKFSLSPSKAQDRLSTNVPGVPLDDRNLIIKALNLYRKKTGSNNFFWIHLDKKVPTGAGLGGGSSNAATALWAANQFNGFLATEKELQEWSSEIGSDVPFFFSQGAAYCTGRGEVVQNIPPPLPLDLPMVLIKPQQACSTAEVYKRLQLDRTSKSDPVTLLEKISRNGISQDVCINDLEPPAFEVLPSLKRLKQRVLAASRGQYGAVFMSGSGSTIVGIGSPDPPQFVYDDDEYRDVFLSEANFLTREENNWYTEPASRSARGSSSQFSQSIE
- the LOC117626769 gene encoding 4-diphosphocytidyl-2-C-methyl-D-erythritol kinase, chloroplastic/chromoplastic isoform X2, translating into MTSSHFLCHSPIFHPSPNIIENRSLSSFRSHGSSFFDSKSRNQRTPFVRLMVSARKQVEIVYNPDERINKLADEVDKEAAPVSRLTLFSPCKINVFLRITNKREDGFHDLASLFHVISLGDVIKFSLSPSKAQDRLSTNVPGVPLDDRNLIIKALNLYRKKTGSNNFFWIHLDKKVPTGAGLGGGSSNAATALWAANQFNGFLATEKELQEWSSEIGSDVPFFFSQGAAYCTGRGEVVQNIPPPLPLDLPMVLIKPQQACSTAEVYKRLQLDRTSKSDPVTLLEKISRNGISQDVCINDLEPPAFEVLPSLKRLKQRVLAASRGQYGAVFMSGRGQLSHS